The following is a genomic window from Coffea eugenioides isolate CCC68of unplaced genomic scaffold, Ceug_1.0 ScVebR1_322;HRSCAF=976, whole genome shotgun sequence.
CCCCAACCAAAGTCCGCCTCATTGAGCCCAGCCCGGGTAACATCCGATGCAAGATAAGTCCTCACCAGAGTGACACGAGGCCTCCCTTTGATAACCATTAAATCAGCCACAGATTTCATGTAATCTTCCGTCACAACACGTTTGGCCTTGGTCACCAACTCCACTGCATATCCCACAGGCTTCTCACATAGCTGTCCGGCCGTCGTCAGCGCCGTTGGATATGCTATGGCATTGCCGTAGTATCCTTGGGGCAAGGGTGGATTGAACTTGAAGCGGGCATTAACAATGCAGATCACGCGGACTTCCTCGTTGGGATCGTATTGGAGGGCGATGGTTTGGCAGCGCCAAAGGAAGGCTGTCAGAATATCAAACGTCGAACACTTGTGACTGAGGTCAAGAGGGATGGATTTTCTCAGAGCTGAGACCTCTGCCGGACCAAAGAAGAAAGAGCGATGGACCATGTCGTCCAGGGGAACGATGGTTCCCTTGGTATCGACGACTACCTCGTCGTATTCGTGGTGGGTGCACGTCACCCTTGGCGGGTCTCTAGCATACAGGAGCTCCCTCTGCCATACTGGCTGTATAGATGGGGCGGACGCTCCCCGTGCGATTTCTCCCACAGCATTCATGAATTGAGCGATTCCAACACCATCAGCAATGGTGTGATTCATGCGTAGTGCGAAGATGAAACCGCCGCATCTTAAACGAGTT
Proteins encoded in this region:
- the LOC113757680 gene encoding benzyl alcohol O-benzoyltransferase-like, which produces MGSVSASSKSLTFRVTRQKPELVRPAKSTPRECKLLSDIDDQEALRIQIPFIQFYRNRDDPGINESRRRSDPVKVIREAIAKALVFYYPLAGRLREGPGRKLMVECTGEGVLFIEADADVTLEQFGDAIQPPFPCLEELLYDVPHSGGILHCPIVLIQVTRLRCGGFIFALRMNHTIADGVGIAQFMNAVGEIARGASAPSIQPVWQRELLYARDPPRVTCTHHEYDEVVVDTKGTIVPLDDMVHRSFFFGPAEVSALRKSIPLDLSHKCSTFDILTAFLWRCQTIALQYDPNEEVRVICIVNARFKFNPPLPQGYYGNAIAYPTALTTAGQLCEKPVGYAVELVTKAKRVVTEDYMKSVADLMVIKGRPRVTLVRTYLASDVTRAGLNEADF